The DNA region TAACGGTTGTCACCAGACCCAGCACAACTGATTGCCCAGGAAGTCCAATTAGCGATCGCCGTTAGAGATACACTGGATAGAATACTTTGATCGTGGGCACTAAAACAGGGTACAGCATCTTACCAAAGCCACTCAATAGCCCATCGTAGACATCGCCCAATTTTGAAAATTTAACTTAGAACAACCTTAGCCACACTGAAACTGACATTTAAAACAGCAGATGGTAAACCATCAATGTCAGAATACTGAGTCATAGGATGGGAAAATAAAAGTGAGTAATGCCCACCTTCAAATTTGCTGGACTATATTACTCAAGACAGATAAACAACAAACTTTATCAGTCAAAATCTATGACTTCGACCTCCTCTCAAACTCGAAAGCTACCTACTCAAGCAATAGGAGCCAAAATTTTCCACTGGTGTAACATCATTAGTCTATTTATCATGCTCACCAGTGGACTACAAATTTACAACGCCAACCCTGTTTTTGGTGGACGTGCAGGTTTGCACATTCCTCCGATATTTACGTTAGGAGGTTGGCTCGCAGGAGGTAGACACTGGCATTTTGCAGCAATGTGGTTATTTTCGCTGAATCTCTTGTGGTATGGAATTTACATTTTAGTTACCCGACGCTGGCGACATCGCTTTGTAGGTGCTAATGACCTCAAAGCATTACAAAAAAGTCAAAATTCCAAACGCCTAATTTATGCTTGGCATCGGATTGCCTATACAGCAATTATTCCGATCTTGCTGTTGGCATTATTTACAGGAATAGGAATGTATAAACCTGCTCAATTTCCCTGGATTGTGGATTTCTTTGGCAGTTGGCAAGCATTGCGAATTGTTCACTTTGCCTCAGTGCCAATGTTTATCTTATTTGCAGTTATTCACTCTCTATTGGGGCGGAAAGCTGGCGGAACGGAATTAACAGAATCAATGTTTTCGTAAACAAACTTTTTTAATAAAAATGAACTTTTTTGATAAATTGAATCGTAATATCTTGCAAAATCAAAGCTTACTGTTTGTAGGACTTGATCCAAATCCAGAGATGATGCCTGTGCGTTATGAATCTGAAGAACTGATCACTGGTTTGGAGAAATGGTTACAATTCATTATTGCCGAAACTTCTGATTATGTTTGTGCCTATAAACCGACACTTGGCTTCTACGAAGCATTAGGTATTCCCGGTTTAGAATTGCTGTACAAAACTTTA from Nostoc commune NIES-4072 includes:
- a CDS encoding cytochrome b/b6 domain-containing protein codes for the protein MTSTSSQTRKLPTQAIGAKIFHWCNIISLFIMLTSGLQIYNANPVFGGRAGLHIPPIFTLGGWLAGGRHWHFAAMWLFSLNLLWYGIYILVTRRWRHRFVGANDLKALQKSQNSKRLIYAWHRIAYTAIIPILLLALFTGIGMYKPAQFPWIVDFFGSWQALRIVHFASVPMFILFAVIHSLLGRKAGGTELTESMFS